In Thermus neutrinimicus, the DNA window GGCTCATGGCCTTGGGCACCCTGTACATCCTCTGGCCCACGGCTAAGCGGGAGGAGCTTAAGGGGGTGAGCCCGGCGTGAGGCTTGCCATGGGGGCCAGCCTGAGGAGTTGGCTATGGCTTCTTGTGGTCCTGGCCCTGGGGGGGCTTTTCTACTGGGGAATGCAGCGGGACCCCAAGGAGCTCCCCTCGGTGTTGGCCAAGGAGCGCCGCCCGGCCCCGGACTTCACCCTGCCGCTGCTTCCCCCATACCGGGGGGAGTGGGGGGAAACCCTAAGGCTTTCCGACCACCTGGGGAAAAAGCCCATCTTGATCAACTTCTGGGCCAGCTGGTGCTACCCTGCCTGCTACGAGGAGGCCCCGATCCTCGAGGCCGCCTGGCGCCGGTATGGAGACCGGGTGCTTTTTGTGGGCATCAACACCCAGGACAAGGAGGGGGATGCCTTGCGCTTCATCGAGCAGTTTGGCCTCACCTTCCCCCAGGTCTTTGACCCCAGGGGCCGGGTGGGGGTGGACTACGGGATGTACGGGGTCCCGGAGACCTTTGTCATAGACGGGGAGGGCCGGGTGGTGGTCCGCCACGCGGGGTCCATCGACCAGGCCACCTTGGAGAAGTACTTGAAGGAGGTGTTGCCGTGATCCGCCAAGGAGCCGGGCTATGGGTTTGGGCGTTCTCCCTCCTCCTGGCCCTTTCCGCCTGGGCCCAGGAGGGCCCTGCCTCCCCGCCCCCGGACCTCCCCCCGGAGGTTTTCGCCATCGCCCGGGAGCTTCGCTGCCCCGTGTGCCAGGGGGAGTCGGCGGCGGAGAGCAACTCCGGGGTGGCGGTGGAGATGCGCCGCCTCATCGCCGAGATGCTAAGGGAGGGGAAGACGAGGGAGGAGATCAAGGCCTTCTTCGTGGACCGGTACGGGGAGTGGATCCTCTA includes these proteins:
- a CDS encoding TlpA family protein disulfide reductase, with product MRSWLWLLVVLALGGLFYWGMQRDPKELPSVLAKERRPAPDFTLPLLPPYRGEWGETLRLSDHLGKKPILINFWASWCYPACYEEAPILEAAWRRYGDRVLFVGINTQDKEGDALRFIEQFGLTFPQVFDPRGRVGVDYGMYGVPETFVIDGEGRVVVRHAGSIDQATLEKYLKEVLP
- a CDS encoding cytochrome c-type biogenesis protein, whose protein sequence is MIRQGAGLWVWAFSLLLALSAWAQEGPASPPPDLPPEVFAIARELRCPVCQGESAAESNSGVAVEMRRLIAEMLREGKTREEIKAFFVDRYGEWILYEPPRRGITLWVWVLPVLGLALLGLGLFAYFRPKKPLPPELLEEAERRLKEPPA